In one window of Nakamurella sp. PAMC28650 DNA:
- a CDS encoding putative protein N(5)-glutamine methyltransferase, whose amino-acid sequence MHAPPASVTAVVGTLRAAGCVFAEQEAALLISAAQCVAELDLMVGERVGGRPLEYILGFAEFCGLRIGVADGVFVPRRRTEFLVHCAVRSLQGDLTSPTRVPVVLDMCCGCGAIGAAIARRMPVELHACDVEPSAVRSARGNVEPLGGSVWEGDLYQPLPAGLRGRIDVVVVNAPYVPTDSIAMMPPEARLYEPRVALDGGADGLDVQRLVIAGAPPWMAPGGRLMIETGESLAAGTLDIMRDNGFDAEVRTADELYATVVIGRLLPR is encoded by the coding sequence ATGCATGCCCCGCCCGCGTCGGTGACGGCTGTCGTCGGCACCCTTCGTGCGGCCGGTTGCGTGTTCGCGGAGCAGGAGGCGGCTCTGCTGATATCGGCGGCGCAGTGCGTCGCCGAACTCGATCTGATGGTCGGGGAACGGGTCGGGGGCCGCCCGCTCGAGTACATCCTGGGATTCGCGGAGTTCTGCGGGTTGCGGATCGGGGTCGCCGACGGCGTGTTCGTGCCTCGCCGCCGTACCGAGTTCCTCGTGCACTGCGCCGTTCGATCTCTGCAGGGCGATCTGACGTCGCCGACGCGTGTACCGGTCGTCCTGGACATGTGCTGCGGCTGCGGGGCCATCGGAGCCGCCATTGCCCGCCGGATGCCGGTCGAGCTGCACGCCTGTGACGTCGAACCGTCCGCCGTGCGCAGTGCCCGCGGCAACGTGGAGCCGCTCGGCGGTTCCGTCTGGGAGGGCGATCTCTACCAGCCACTCCCGGCCGGTCTGCGCGGGCGGATCGATGTCGTGGTGGTCAACGCGCCCTACGTGCCGACCGACTCCATCGCGATGATGCCGCCCGAGGCCCGTCTGTACGAACCGCGGGTCGCTCTGGACGGCGGCGCCGACGGGCTGGACGTCCAGCGCCTCGTGATCGCCGGCGCGCCACCGTGGATGGCGCCCGGCGGCCGACTGATGATCGAGACCGGCGAGAGCCTGGCCGCGGGGACGCTGGACATCATGCGCGACAACGGTTTCGACGCCGAGGTCAGAACCGCCGACGAACTCTACGCGACCGTCGTCATCGGACGATTGCTTCCCCGCTGA
- a CDS encoding NAD(P)-dependent alcohol dehydrogenase, with amino-acid sequence MRSVTAYATPAAKEPFAKTTIERRDLGPNDVLIKVAFAGICHSDIHTAREEWGTAHFPLVPGHEIAGTVEEVGSAVGKYSVGDRVGVGCMVDSCRECENCLAGEEQYCLKGNTGTYNSIGKDGRPTDGGYSSHIVVDQDFVLAIPEGVALDVAAPLLCAGITLYSPLKHWGAGPGKNVAIVGLGGLGHMGVKIAHALGAEVTVLSQTLSKKDDGLKLGADHFYATGDQQTFKDLAGTFDLIINTVSAPLPMGDYLSLLRLDGTIVSVGAPGEPMEVPVFSLLSQRRSWAGSGIGGIRQTQEMLDFCAEHHLGAEIEVISGDQIDEAYDRVVGSDVRYRFVIDTASF; translated from the coding sequence GTGCGTTCTGTCACCGCCTACGCCACCCCCGCAGCGAAGGAACCATTCGCCAAGACCACCATCGAGCGCCGTGATCTGGGGCCGAACGACGTCCTGATCAAGGTTGCCTTCGCGGGCATCTGCCACTCGGACATCCACACCGCCCGCGAGGAGTGGGGCACAGCACACTTCCCCCTCGTCCCCGGGCACGAGATCGCGGGCACCGTCGAAGAGGTCGGCTCGGCCGTCGGCAAGTACTCGGTCGGTGACCGGGTCGGTGTCGGATGCATGGTCGACTCCTGCCGCGAGTGCGAGAACTGCCTGGCCGGCGAGGAGCAGTACTGCCTGAAGGGCAACACCGGCACCTACAACTCGATCGGCAAGGACGGCCGGCCCACCGACGGCGGCTACAGCAGCCACATCGTCGTCGACCAAGACTTCGTCCTGGCCATCCCGGAGGGCGTCGCCCTCGACGTCGCAGCACCCCTGCTCTGCGCCGGCATCACGCTCTACTCTCCGCTCAAGCACTGGGGTGCGGGACCGGGCAAGAATGTGGCGATCGTCGGCCTGGGTGGCCTCGGCCACATGGGCGTCAAGATCGCGCACGCCCTCGGCGCCGAGGTCACCGTGCTGTCCCAGACGCTGTCGAAGAAGGACGACGGGCTGAAACTGGGTGCAGATCACTTCTACGCGACCGGCGACCAGCAGACCTTCAAGGACCTGGCGGGTACGTTCGACCTGATCATCAACACCGTGTCCGCCCCACTGCCGATGGGCGACTACCTCTCGCTGCTGAGGCTGGACGGCACCATCGTCAGCGTCGGTGCGCCGGGCGAACCCATGGAGGTTCCGGTGTTCTCGCTGCTGTCACAGCGCCGCAGTTGGGCCGGCTCGGGTATCGGCGGCATTCGTCAGACGCAGGAGATGCTCGATTTCTGCGCCGAGCACCACCTCGGGGCGGAGATCGAGGTCATCTCGGGCGATCAGATCGACGAGGCCTACGACCGCGTGGTGGGCAGCGATGTGCGCTACCGGTTCGTCATCGACACCGCCTCGTTCTGA
- a CDS encoding isoamylase early set domain-containing protein — protein MTIRIQQQDPTAAKVQFVLPDDVHDGAVSVVGSFNGWRPGAHRLIRRSNGTRSVSVAIPLGQEVRFRYLGVGGVWFDDPDAHEITGEGSLLRV, from the coding sequence ATGACCATCCGCATCCAGCAACAGGATCCGACCGCAGCGAAGGTCCAGTTCGTGCTGCCAGATGACGTCCATGACGGTGCCGTGTCCGTCGTCGGCTCGTTCAACGGCTGGCGGCCCGGGGCTCACCGACTGATCAGGCGCAGCAACGGAACTCGCAGCGTCAGCGTCGCCATCCCGCTCGGCCAGGAGGTGCGTTTCCGCTACCTCGGGGTCGGCGGTGTCTGGTTCGACGACCCCGACGCCCACGAGATCACCGGTGAGGGTTCACTGCTCCGGGTGTGA
- a CDS encoding glycoside hydrolase family 5 protein, whose translation MTGPPLTRLHTSGSRILDAAGTPFRIRAANWFGLETASCAPDGLWKISLDGGMTTIAGLGFNTIRLPYSSQCLQQRTPATGIDATRNPDLQKKTPLQIMDAVVASARSHGLRVILDRHRPDSAAQSELWYTAAYPESTWIADWVMLAKRYRNDPAVVGADLDNEPHGSACWGCGVAARDWAAAAKRAGDAVGAADPHLLIIVEGIEKSAAGTYAQWGGELQDVAAHPVVLGVAHQLVYSPHDFPSSVNMHPWFTAKNYPANLPGMWDRNFGYLQKNNLAPVLLGEFGTKLESTSDRQWMGALVSYLDQNKMSFGYWAFNPEGNTGGLVEDDWSTPVGAKVTALQSLLK comes from the coding sequence GTGACCGGCCCACCGCTGACCCGGCTGCATACCTCCGGATCCCGGATCCTCGATGCAGCCGGAACGCCGTTTCGCATCAGGGCCGCCAACTGGTTCGGGCTGGAAACGGCCAGTTGCGCCCCCGACGGTCTGTGGAAGATCAGCCTCGACGGCGGAATGACGACGATCGCCGGTCTCGGCTTCAACACGATACGGCTGCCCTACTCCAGCCAGTGCCTCCAGCAGCGCACCCCCGCCACTGGTATCGACGCGACCAGGAACCCGGACCTGCAGAAGAAGACACCACTGCAGATCATGGATGCCGTCGTGGCCTCGGCCAGGTCCCATGGACTGCGGGTGATCCTCGATCGGCATCGGCCGGATTCGGCTGCACAGTCAGAACTCTGGTACACCGCCGCCTATCCCGAGAGCACGTGGATCGCCGACTGGGTCATGCTCGCCAAGCGCTACCGCAACGACCCGGCCGTCGTCGGTGCCGACCTGGACAACGAGCCGCACGGCAGCGCCTGCTGGGGATGCGGGGTGGCCGCGCGAGACTGGGCCGCGGCTGCGAAGAGAGCCGGTGACGCCGTCGGTGCGGCCGACCCGCACCTGCTGATCATCGTCGAGGGCATAGAGAAGTCGGCCGCAGGAACCTACGCGCAGTGGGGCGGCGAGCTGCAGGACGTTGCGGCCCATCCCGTCGTGCTGGGCGTGGCGCACCAGCTGGTGTACTCCCCGCACGATTTCCCGTCCAGTGTCAACATGCATCCGTGGTTCACCGCGAAGAACTACCCCGCGAACCTTCCGGGCATGTGGGACAGGAACTTCGGCTATCTCCAGAAGAACAACCTGGCCCCCGTGCTGCTCGGCGAATTCGGTACGAAGCTGGAGAGCACCTCGGACCGGCAGTGGATGGGTGCCCTGGTCAGCTATCTGGACCAGAACAAGATGAGCTTCGGCTACTGGGCCTTCAATCCGGAGGGCAACACCGGGGGTCTGGTCGAAGACGACTGGTCGACCCCCGTGGGGGCCAAGGTGACTGCGCTGCAATCTCTGCTGAAGTAG
- a CDS encoding glycosyltransferase family 2 protein, with product MTRLFGIRVLIVVTLAFGIDYVVWRWFFSVNWSQWWIAVPLVIVETYSLIDCMLFGLTMWKLKERPEPGPPPDDVSVDVFITTYNEPIDLVMNTAMAAKAITYRHKTWVLDDGNRPEMRAAAEAEGIGYITRSEEWVGHSRHAKAGNLNNALGATDGEFILILDADQVPKPTILDRTLGYFSDPAVALVQTQQFFINVPTEDPLGSQAPLFYGPIQQGKDGWNAAFFCGSNAVLRREAMMQMGVRGYVKEVEQSIRKALKAADQVLTKARRRGAATPGEATAINRVSAAVGVANQQLARGELLAEITFDFQLAVDDATHDVVSADLAALEADLAEINRLSGGSDHPGGLLVDDAAVEALARRDWSPLGALESVRALVKTIDVDRFDEAQPVMPMATISVTEDMATAMRLHSHGWKTVYHHESLADGLAPEDLNTMLTQRLRWAQGTMQVMMRENPLTQKGLSTPQRLMYFATMWSYLSGFAALVYIAAPIVYLCFGVLPVHAFSLDFFIRLIPFLLCNQLLFVVIARGIRTWRGMQYSLALFPVWIKAFTTAFGNVHFGKSLGFAVTPKTKQEWSPQWGLIRPQLIAMSALFIACIVGVIRMFEGHAAVSSTLINIAWVGFDLLLLGTVITAARYRGFVAHEPSEKGVSV from the coding sequence TTGACGCGGCTGTTCGGCATCCGCGTCCTCATCGTCGTCACGCTGGCCTTCGGCATCGACTACGTCGTGTGGCGGTGGTTCTTCTCGGTGAACTGGTCGCAGTGGTGGATCGCCGTGCCGTTGGTGATCGTCGAGACCTACAGCCTGATCGACTGCATGCTCTTCGGCCTGACCATGTGGAAGCTCAAGGAGCGACCCGAACCCGGACCGCCGCCGGACGACGTCAGCGTCGACGTGTTCATCACCACCTACAACGAGCCCATCGACCTGGTGATGAACACCGCGATGGCGGCCAAGGCGATCACCTACCGGCACAAGACCTGGGTGCTGGACGACGGCAACCGGCCGGAGATGCGCGCCGCCGCCGAAGCCGAGGGAATCGGCTACATCACGCGCTCTGAAGAGTGGGTCGGGCACTCCCGACATGCCAAGGCGGGCAACCTGAACAACGCCCTCGGGGCCACCGACGGCGAGTTCATCCTGATCCTGGACGCCGACCAGGTGCCGAAGCCGACCATCCTGGACCGCACTCTGGGCTACTTCTCCGACCCGGCCGTCGCGCTCGTCCAAACCCAGCAGTTCTTCATCAACGTGCCCACCGAAGACCCACTCGGCAGTCAGGCGCCATTGTTCTACGGCCCCATCCAGCAGGGCAAGGACGGGTGGAACGCAGCCTTCTTCTGCGGCTCCAACGCAGTGCTGCGCCGCGAGGCGATGATGCAGATGGGCGTCCGTGGTTACGTGAAAGAGGTCGAGCAGTCGATTCGAAAGGCCCTCAAAGCCGCGGACCAGGTGCTCACCAAGGCCCGCAGGCGGGGCGCCGCGACACCGGGCGAGGCCACCGCAATCAATCGGGTGTCGGCGGCCGTCGGAGTGGCCAACCAGCAACTGGCCAGGGGCGAGCTGCTCGCTGAGATCACCTTCGACTTCCAGCTGGCGGTCGATGACGCCACCCATGACGTGGTGTCAGCGGACCTGGCCGCGCTGGAGGCCGATCTGGCCGAGATCAACCGGCTGTCAGGCGGTTCGGATCACCCGGGCGGTCTGCTGGTCGACGACGCCGCGGTCGAGGCGCTGGCGCGTCGGGACTGGTCGCCGCTGGGCGCCCTCGAATCGGTGCGGGCACTGGTCAAGACCATCGACGTCGACCGGTTCGACGAAGCCCAGCCGGTGATGCCGATGGCCACCATCTCGGTCACCGAGGACATGGCCACCGCGATGCGGCTCCATTCGCACGGTTGGAAGACGGTCTACCACCACGAGTCCCTCGCCGACGGCCTCGCCCCCGAGGACCTCAACACGATGTTGACGCAGCGGCTGCGCTGGGCGCAGGGCACCATGCAGGTGATGATGCGCGAGAACCCCCTGACGCAGAAGGGTCTCAGCACGCCGCAGCGGTTGATGTACTTCGCCACCATGTGGAGTTACCTGTCGGGCTTCGCCGCCCTGGTGTACATCGCCGCCCCGATCGTCTACCTCTGCTTCGGTGTCCTTCCGGTGCATGCCTTCAGCCTGGACTTCTTCATCCGGTTGATCCCGTTCCTGCTCTGCAACCAACTGCTCTTCGTCGTCATCGCGAGGGGGATACGCACCTGGCGGGGCATGCAGTACAGCCTGGCGCTGTTCCCGGTGTGGATCAAGGCCTTCACCACCGCTTTCGGCAATGTGCACTTCGGCAAGAGCCTCGGTTTCGCCGTCACCCCCAAGACCAAGCAGGAATGGTCGCCGCAGTGGGGTCTGATCCGGCCGCAGTTGATCGCGATGTCGGCGCTGTTCATCGCCTGCATCGTCGGTGTCATCCGGATGTTCGAAGGTCACGCAGCCGTCAGCAGCACCCTGATCAACATCGCCTGGGTCGGCTTCGACCTGCTGTTGCTCGGAACCGTCATCACCGCCGCCAGGTACCGCGGCTTCGTCGCCCATGAACCGAGTGAGAAAGGTGTGTCCGTCTGA
- a CDS encoding STAS domain-containing protein, which produces MMIFDVEYPQEGAAVITANGRLNMVAAPRLRELITVTVNDKGCSRVVVDLNDTEFIDSSGLGALIAGLKTARTAGGDLRIARPQEQITTVLELTNMHRVLRSYASVAESLA; this is translated from the coding sequence CTGATGATCTTCGACGTCGAGTATCCGCAGGAGGGCGCAGCCGTGATCACCGCGAACGGCCGGCTGAACATGGTGGCGGCGCCCAGGCTCCGTGAGCTGATCACCGTCACCGTCAACGACAAGGGTTGCTCCCGGGTGGTGGTCGACCTCAACGACACGGAGTTCATCGACTCGTCCGGGCTCGGCGCGCTGATCGCCGGTCTGAAGACGGCGCGGACCGCGGGCGGGGACCTGCGCATCGCCCGTCCCCAGGAGCAGATCACCACGGTGTTGGAACTGACCAACATGCATCGGGTGCTCCGGTCCTACGCCAGTGTGGCCGAAAGCCTCGCGTGA
- a CDS encoding SpoIIE family protein phosphatase produces the protein MSAATTLERTLQHCVQPADLDRIHELLADLFSDAGDVDGRDRIGFELAVIEVAGNIAEHSSRSPGFTCDLVIRIQPDRLEAEFRDSGEEITVDLDDAQLPDDLAESGRGLAIARAAVSELTYLREGSENTWRIRRDRTVVEPAPSVANPRRLKAAQTAAPRPGIVLVVEDDPDLGGFLRAALERKVDRKVRLAENALLAMKILSEESVDVLLTDIQMPGMTGLEMVSKVRQSFPALPIIMMTAHASVDYAISALRHQVDEFLVKPVSAAQLVPKVKDLAARGAAARQTARALANADPAATAEAEMVRLEREMLQDLANTMGLQTSLSQQLEQAAKVQRDLLPRKAPVLAGWDLAGTCVPSFAIGGDFYDWYPRAGGVEFVVADVMGKGIPAALVTATVRAVMRGIDLSAGPGQSMRTAAALLTHDLEETGTFVTMFLGQLDGASGTLRYADAGHGLSLHVRADGSVGQLVSDDLPLGVETGVPGVMSRGEREITLGPGDSLVSFSDGLFDLLGGDRQAIDEIAAIISGARSCTDIIDRVTALASGNTLIDDVTVVALRRDSSVPALTTTVPIVTEES, from the coding sequence GTGAGCGCGGCCACCACCCTGGAACGCACCCTGCAGCACTGCGTGCAGCCGGCCGACCTGGACCGGATCCACGAGTTGCTCGCCGACTTGTTCAGCGATGCAGGGGATGTCGACGGGCGGGACCGGATCGGCTTCGAGTTGGCCGTGATCGAGGTGGCCGGCAACATCGCCGAGCACAGCAGCCGCAGCCCGGGCTTCACCTGCGATCTGGTGATACGGATCCAGCCGGACCGGCTCGAGGCGGAGTTCCGCGACAGCGGCGAGGAGATCACGGTGGATCTCGATGACGCACAGCTGCCGGACGACCTCGCCGAGAGCGGTCGCGGGCTGGCCATCGCACGGGCCGCCGTGAGCGAGTTGACCTACCTGCGCGAGGGGTCGGAGAACACCTGGCGGATCCGGCGTGACCGCACGGTCGTCGAGCCTGCTCCGAGCGTCGCCAACCCCCGCCGTCTGAAGGCGGCACAGACCGCGGCGCCCCGACCCGGCATCGTGCTGGTGGTGGAGGACGACCCGGACCTGGGTGGTTTCCTGCGTGCCGCGCTGGAGCGGAAGGTGGACCGGAAGGTCCGGCTGGCCGAGAACGCGCTCCTGGCCATGAAGATCCTCTCCGAGGAGTCGGTGGACGTCCTGCTGACCGACATCCAGATGCCCGGGATGACCGGTCTGGAGATGGTCAGCAAGGTCCGTCAGAGTTTTCCGGCCCTGCCGATCATCATGATGACGGCGCATGCAAGTGTCGACTACGCCATCTCCGCGTTGCGTCATCAGGTGGACGAGTTCCTGGTCAAGCCGGTCTCGGCTGCGCAGTTGGTGCCCAAGGTCAAGGACCTGGCCGCTCGCGGCGCCGCCGCCCGCCAGACCGCCCGCGCGCTGGCGAACGCGGATCCGGCGGCGACCGCCGAGGCGGAGATGGTGCGCCTCGAGCGGGAGATGCTCCAGGACCTCGCGAACACGATGGGCCTGCAGACCAGCCTGTCGCAGCAGCTGGAGCAGGCCGCGAAGGTGCAGCGAGACCTGTTGCCGCGCAAAGCTCCGGTGCTGGCGGGCTGGGATCTGGCCGGTACCTGCGTGCCGTCCTTCGCCATCGGCGGCGATTTCTACGACTGGTACCCGCGGGCCGGGGGGGTCGAGTTCGTCGTCGCCGATGTGATGGGCAAGGGCATCCCGGCGGCGCTCGTCACGGCCACCGTCCGCGCGGTGATGCGCGGTATCGATCTCTCGGCCGGCCCGGGGCAGTCGATGCGGACGGCAGCCGCCCTGCTCACCCACGACCTGGAGGAGACCGGCACCTTCGTCACGATGTTCCTGGGTCAGTTGGACGGCGCCAGTGGAACGCTTCGGTACGCCGATGCCGGGCACGGGCTCAGCCTGCACGTCAGGGCCGACGGTTCGGTCGGCCAGTTGGTCAGCGACGACCTACCGCTCGGCGTCGAAACCGGTGTCCCCGGGGTGATGTCGCGGGGGGAGCGCGAGATCACCCTCGGGCCGGGGGACAGCCTGGTGTCCTTCAGCGACGGCCTCTTCGATCTGCTCGGCGGTGATCGCCAGGCCATCGACGAGATCGCGGCGATCATCTCCGGTGCCCGGTCCTGCACCGACATCATCGACCGGGTCACCGCTCTGGCGTCCGGGAACACCCTGATCGACGACGTCACCGTGGTCGCGCTGAGACGGGACAGCTCGGTCCCCGCGCTGACGACCACTGTTCCCATCGTCACGGAGGAATCATGA
- a CDS encoding response regulator: MTTPYHVLVVEDDPDVAEFVKLVLIKRAGMVVQMANNANLAFELLQQHEFDALITDIEMPGASGLDLVARVRQLRPQLPIVVMTAHASVDYAVTALRHAADEFLTKPIASAYLAARMTALAERGRADRIAAAGQVILAIGAHPDDVEIGVGGLLAAHRAGGDSIVILTMSRGDRGGDPNDRQHESLASADLLDARLFLEDLVDTKIGPADPTVSIIERVVAEVAPSIVYTHSSHDRHQDHRAVHQATTVATRRVPTVACYQSPSATVDYQPNRFVPIDGFTDAKMALLACFASQSDVRAYLEPDFVLATARYWSRFGGGRSCEPLEVIRDTSGIGQVGTPSRRVAAPLPGLV, from the coding sequence ATGACCACGCCGTACCACGTGCTGGTGGTCGAGGACGATCCGGACGTCGCCGAGTTCGTCAAGCTCGTTCTGATCAAGCGGGCCGGGATGGTCGTGCAGATGGCCAACAACGCGAACCTCGCCTTCGAACTGTTGCAGCAGCACGAGTTCGATGCCCTGATCACTGATATCGAGATGCCCGGCGCCTCGGGTCTCGACCTGGTGGCCAGGGTGCGGCAGCTCCGCCCACAGCTTCCCATCGTGGTGATGACGGCGCACGCATCGGTCGACTACGCCGTCACCGCCCTGCGTCACGCCGCCGACGAGTTCCTCACCAAGCCGATCGCCTCCGCCTACCTGGCGGCGCGGATGACAGCCCTGGCCGAGCGGGGCAGGGCCGACCGCATCGCCGCAGCCGGTCAGGTGATCCTGGCCATCGGCGCCCACCCCGACGATGTCGAGATCGGTGTCGGTGGCCTGCTCGCCGCGCACCGGGCCGGCGGCGACTCGATCGTCATCCTCACCATGTCCAGGGGCGATCGGGGCGGTGACCCCAACGACCGACAGCACGAATCACTGGCGTCCGCCGACCTTCTCGATGCCCGGCTGTTCCTGGAGGATCTGGTGGACACCAAGATCGGCCCGGCCGACCCGACCGTCTCGATCATCGAGCGGGTGGTCGCCGAGGTGGCGCCGAGCATCGTCTACACGCACTCGTCGCACGATCGTCACCAGGATCATCGGGCCGTCCATCAGGCGACGACGGTGGCCACCCGTCGGGTGCCCACCGTCGCGTGCTACCAGAGTCCCTCCGCCACCGTCGATTACCAACCCAACAGATTCGTCCCGATCGACGGGTTCACCGATGCGAAGATGGCTCTGCTGGCGTGCTTCGCCTCGCAGAGCGACGTCCGCGCCTACCTGGAGCCGGACTTCGTGCTGGCCACCGCCAGGTACTGGTCGCGATTCGGCGGCGGCCGCAGTTGCGAGCCGCTCGAGGTCATCCGCGACACCTCCGGGATCGGGCAGGTCGGCACACCGTCCCGGCGGGTCGCGGCTCCTCTGCCCGGTCTGGTCTGA
- a CDS encoding response regulator encodes MTSLPTESPTPTAGPAPAPDIAPPAGPDPTVLIVDDEPDQLGLLTAYFTRAGCTVIALSTGEQALALPSAIPLDLMLLDLLLPRINGWELTKRLRERHPGCPIAITSILEPEHYPQADAVLPKPVTKAQIRQLLATTIPRWEPR; translated from the coding sequence ATGACTTCCCTCCCGACCGAATCCCCCACTCCCACCGCCGGCCCGGCGCCCGCCCCGGACATCGCGCCGCCGGCCGGTCCTGATCCGACCGTGCTGATCGTCGACGACGAACCAGACCAGTTGGGACTGCTGACCGCGTATTTCACGCGGGCCGGCTGCACCGTCATCGCACTGTCCACCGGTGAACAGGCGCTCGCGCTGCCGAGTGCGATCCCGCTGGACCTGATGCTGCTGGACCTCCTGCTGCCGCGGATCAACGGCTGGGAACTGACCAAGCGGCTGCGCGAGCGCCACCCCGGCTGCCCGATCGCCATCACCTCGATCCTCGAGCCCGAGCACTACCCACAGGCGGACGCCGTCCTGCCCAAACCCGTGACCAAGGCGCAGATCCGACAGTTGCTCGCGACGACGATCCCGAGATGGGAACCGAGATGA
- a CDS encoding response regulator: MTVVAEQLGDAPHVPLVVIADDDADIRRLVEVAAGRAGAIVGANVADGLAALEAIRELRPDLAILDVSMPGMDGLDVCRAVRAEDGMRGTKILLLSAAVHPEAIKAGRLAGADLYGQKPFRLKVLQEQILGLLSIQLSAR, translated from the coding sequence ATGACAGTGGTAGCAGAGCAGTTGGGCGACGCCCCGCACGTCCCGTTGGTGGTGATCGCCGATGACGACGCAGACATCCGCCGGCTCGTGGAGGTGGCGGCCGGCCGGGCCGGCGCGATCGTCGGAGCCAACGTCGCCGATGGCCTCGCCGCCCTCGAGGCGATCCGGGAGCTGCGTCCGGACCTGGCGATCCTGGACGTCTCGATGCCGGGCATGGACGGACTGGATGTCTGCCGAGCTGTCCGGGCGGAGGATGGCATGCGGGGCACCAAGATTCTGCTGCTGTCCGCTGCCGTTCATCCGGAGGCGATCAAGGCCGGCCGCCTGGCCGGTGCAGACCTCTACGGACAGAAACCATTTCGGCTCAAAGTACTGCAGGAACAGATTCTCGGGCTGTTGAGCATCCAGTTGTCGGCGCGATGA